A single Anaerolineae bacterium DNA region contains:
- a CDS encoding DNRLRE domain-containing protein: MKPRWTWMGITAVLVCTAVLYLLSGAFQAPAHAIPPQPAVFWGSVLMDGGNVPAGSPITAFVYNGTTPVECGHAVVQMQDGQSVYAIAVNGDDPDTPAKDGAQDGETVYFWVDVLGERRQAQQTGVWHSAATSWLDLTIAGPPATATPTPTATSTPRPTPFPNGRKVFLPLVTKLPPLSGPLTVVVFQEGSGGYAGTRDTTLDAWSPYSNFGGDGTLRVHAYDVRSALLMFDLSSIPKRAYVAEARLELYAEGRTAEAPLSVAVYRVKRPWSEGNASWLWADVGQAWQEAGCNGVVDREPSPLATVLATRAGWWYVWDVTLFVQDWVQYPESNAGVLLRTPSSSDWVEYQFASSEAPNPSVRPRLTVAYRVAAP; the protein is encoded by the coding sequence ATGAAGCCTCGTTGGACGTGGATGGGCATTACTGCCGTGTTGGTTTGTACCGCCGTGTTGTATCTGTTGTCCGGGGCGTTCCAGGCGCCGGCGCACGCCATTCCCCCTCAGCCGGCGGTTTTCTGGGGGAGCGTCCTCATGGATGGGGGGAACGTGCCCGCCGGCTCTCCGATTACTGCCTTCGTGTATAACGGCACCACCCCGGTGGAATGCGGACATGCCGTCGTGCAGATGCAGGACGGGCAGTCCGTATATGCTATTGCGGTGAACGGCGATGACCCGGATACGCCGGCCAAGGACGGCGCGCAGGATGGCGAGACGGTGTATTTCTGGGTGGATGTGCTGGGGGAGCGCCGGCAGGCCCAGCAGACAGGCGTGTGGCACAGCGCCGCGACCAGCTGGCTGGACCTGACGATTGCCGGCCCGCCGGCCACCGCTACCCCAACGCCGACCGCTACATCCACCCCTCGGCCGACTCCTTTCCCCAACGGGAGGAAGGTGTTTCTGCCCCTGGTGACCAAACTACCGCCGCTGAGCGGGCCGCTGACGGTGGTGGTGTTTCAGGAGGGGAGCGGGGGGTATGCCGGCACGCGGGATACCACGCTGGATGCCTGGTCCCCGTACAGCAACTTCGGTGGGGATGGAACCCTGCGGGTGCATGCCTACGATGTGCGCAGTGCCCTGCTGATGTTTGACCTTTCCTCCATTCCCAAACGGGCATATGTGGCCGAAGCGCGGTTAGAGCTGTATGCGGAAGGGCGCACTGCCGAGGCGCCCCTCTCTGTGGCAGTGTATCGTGTCAAGCGGCCCTGGTCTGAGGGGAACGCCAGTTGGCTGTGGGCGGATGTGGGGCAGGCGTGGCAGGAGGCCGGCTGTAACGGCGTCGTGGATCGCGAGCCAAGCCCTCTTGCGACGGTGCTGGCCACGCGTGCCGGCTGGTGGTATGTGTGGGATGTGACCCTTTTCGTGCAGGATTGGGTGCAGTATCCCGAGAGCAACGCCGGCGTCCTGCTTCGCACGCCTTCTTCCAGCGATTGGGTGGAGTATCAGTTCGCCTCCTCCGAAGCCCCTAATCCTTCTGTGCGTCCGCGCCTCACCGTCGCCTACCGTGTGGCGGCCCCGTAA
- a CDS encoding amidohydrolase family protein has translation MQKFLITAGIIMLLFAGTTGPVQAGPGDEPIPIYAIQFTTALDGASPLAGQTVTTSGIVTAVYRQGYVIAEPAGGPWSGIYVYDPEHLPTPGDALRLRARVEEYYGLTELVDIQEYVLLADGRPLPPALRIPCAEMAAEAYEGVLVDLGPVSVRSAVLGFGDWEVSDGAGTAVVGNRADLWYLPHAGDMLSFLRGVVFFSYDAFKLEPRGDEDIGLPPPAPFALHGTVMTPETVLPNAYVVVQGQYISDVTTVRPAGMPVVEAGGLILPGLVNAHDHPPYNIFPELSFGQTFPNRYAWQSHPAYRAFRERFSALQAGGLICEMWKYAEVRALLAGNTTQQGAYPTTYWSCYAHPRILVRNPERMNPALRTEVFPMELNEGARETIRRRVASGAYRRVIIHLSEGTDAGSLAEFTTWQGWGLLPASVIIHGIPYGPAEFQAMLSAGASLVWSPRSNLRLYGATLDPRPALALGLPVSLAPDWTPTGSYDILRELAFARGWSREQWDREIPSETLVNMVTTYPAAQLGLETRLGSVAPGFLADLVVLAGGAGDSYETVVSARAQDVRLVIIGGEAVYGLEGLMTAVHGTAAGEPITVCGERRRIRVAVDAPTVPKSGQTLADITALLSQAEPGLLPLDPCQAYRAWLPAAARGSP, from the coding sequence GTGCAGAAGTTCTTGATCACCGCAGGCATCATCATGCTCTTGTTCGCCGGCACCACCGGTCCCGTGCAGGCCGGCCCCGGCGATGAACCGATCCCCATCTATGCCATCCAATTCACGACTGCCCTCGACGGCGCCTCGCCCCTGGCCGGCCAGACCGTCACCACCAGCGGCATCGTCACCGCCGTGTACCGCCAGGGCTACGTCATCGCCGAGCCGGCCGGCGGCCCCTGGAGCGGCATCTATGTCTACGACCCGGAGCACCTCCCCACCCCCGGCGATGCACTGCGCCTGCGCGCCCGGGTCGAGGAATATTACGGCCTGACCGAACTGGTAGATATCCAGGAATACGTCCTGCTGGCAGACGGGCGCCCTCTGCCGCCGGCCCTGCGGATCCCCTGTGCGGAAATGGCCGCCGAGGCCTACGAAGGGGTGTTGGTGGACCTTGGCCCGGTCTCTGTCCGCTCCGCTGTGCTGGGCTTCGGCGACTGGGAGGTCTCCGACGGCGCCGGCACGGCCGTGGTTGGAAATCGGGCAGACCTATGGTACCTGCCCCACGCCGGCGACATGCTGTCGTTCCTTCGCGGCGTGGTCTTCTTCTCCTACGATGCCTTCAAGCTCGAGCCGCGCGGCGATGAGGATATCGGACTGCCCCCGCCGGCCCCCTTTGCCCTGCACGGCACGGTCATGACACCGGAAACCGTGCTGCCCAATGCCTATGTGGTTGTGCAGGGGCAGTATATCTCCGATGTCACGACCGTCCGCCCGGCCGGCATGCCGGTCGTGGAGGCCGGCGGCCTCATCCTGCCCGGCCTGGTCAACGCCCACGACCACCCACCCTACAACATATTCCCGGAGCTTTCCTTTGGCCAGACTTTTCCCAACCGCTATGCATGGCAAAGCCATCCCGCATACCGCGCCTTTCGAGAGCGCTTCTCCGCCCTGCAGGCCGGCGGCCTGATCTGCGAGATGTGGAAATATGCCGAGGTGCGCGCGCTCCTCGCCGGCAATACTACACAACAGGGCGCCTACCCCACCACCTATTGGTCCTGCTACGCCCATCCGCGCATCCTGGTGCGCAACCCCGAGCGCATGAACCCCGCCCTGCGCACCGAGGTTTTCCCCATGGAGCTGAACGAAGGCGCCCGCGAGACCATTCGCCGGCGCGTGGCCAGCGGCGCATACCGCCGGGTCATCATCCATCTCAGCGAGGGCACCGACGCGGGCTCCCTGGCGGAGTTCACCACCTGGCAGGGCTGGGGGCTCCTGCCGGCCAGCGTCATCATCCACGGCATCCCCTACGGCCCCGCCGAGTTCCAGGCGATGCTGTCCGCCGGCGCTTCCCTGGTCTGGTCGCCGCGCAGTAACCTGCGCCTGTATGGCGCCACCCTGGACCCGCGGCCGGCGCTGGCCCTTGGACTCCCCGTTTCCCTGGCGCCCGACTGGACACCCACCGGCTCCTACGACATCCTGCGGGAGTTGGCGTTCGCCAGGGGCTGGAGCCGGGAACAGTGGGACAGGGAAATCCCCTCCGAGACACTGGTGAATATGGTGACCACCTATCCCGCGGCGCAGTTGGGGCTGGAAACCCGGCTGGGGAGCGTTGCCCCGGGCTTTTTGGCGGACCTGGTGGTCCTCGCCGGCGGCGCCGGCGACTCCTATGAAACGGTCGTTTCAGCCCGGGCACAGGATGTGCGGCTGGTCATTATCGGCGGAGAGGCTGTCTATGGGCTGGAGGGCTTGATGACCGCTGTGCACGGCACCGCCGCCGGCGAGCCGATCACCGTGTGCGGGGAGCGCCGGCGCATCCGGGTCGCCGTCGACGCGCCAACCGTCCCCAAAAGCGGACAGACCCTGGCGGACATCACCGCCCTGCTGTCTCAGGCGGAGCCGGGCCTCCTGCCTCTGGACCCCTGTCAGGCCTATCGGGCCTGGCTGCCGGCCGCCGCCCGCGGAAGCCCTTAG